The Rhodothermales bacterium sequence CCTCCACAGGCTGAGCCCGAGAAAGCAGCGCCCGTCGCTAAACCGGTGCAGAAGAAGAAGGCCGGTAAGAAACACAAAACTCATTCTCGTCGCAACGAGGATGTTTTTGCCGCCTTTCTGCACGGTCTGGGAATAAATCGCGTAGAGCTTCACCCGTCGGTGGATCGTACGGCCCTGATGCTCAATGCCGGACACGTGCTGCGAGAATTCGTCGAAGGCGTGATTCCGCTTCTCGCCGGCCGCGCAAACCTGAAAAACACATTCCGTCTGGATCAGACGTCGGTATTGCCGCGGCACAACAATCCCTTGAAATTCTCCGAAAGTCCCGACGATCTGATCAAGCAGTTGCTCGTAGGCGATGAGGGGGATTATCTGGGCGCGAAAGATGCGGTACGCGAAGCCTGTCAAGACCTGATGAATCATCAGAACGCGTTTCTGGATGCCATGAACAGCGCATTCATTGAGTTCGCCGACCGTTTTGAGCCGGACGAACTCGAGCAAGGCTTCGAACGTGCATTGAGTGGCAGCAAACTGTTTTCTTTCGGCAACAAGTCCAAGTATTGGGACTTGTACCGTGACCTCTACCCGATCATGACTGAGAAAGGCGGGGGACGTTTCCCGCAGATGTTCGGCGAAGAATTTGTGCGGGCCTACGAACGTCAGATCGCGGAATACCAGCGCCGCGATCGCGAGCGTCTTGCCGACGACGAAAAGGCCTCGACAGACGGCAACGCTGATATGAAGGCAACACAAAAGCTCCCACCGCTCGCGATGCGGCGCAGCCAGGCGCCCGAGACGGAGGCCAGTAACGACCCGGTCTCAGACACCGCCGTCGATGAAATCGATCAGAGCTTCATCGACGAGTTGGAAGACAGCATGGCACGCGACCTGTCAAACGATCAGCGGGAAGCCTGAGCGCGCAAGATCAGCTTCGATTCTGCCGATTTTCGATGAGGTCATCGACGACCGCCGGTTCTGCCAGCGTCGATGTATCTCCCAGGTTACCGAAGTCATCCGCCGCGACCTTTCGCAGAATGCGTCGCATGATCTTGCCGGAACGGGTTTTCGGCAGACCCGGCGCCCACTGAATCAGGTCCGGTTTCGCGATCGGTCCAATTTCCTTGCGCACCCATTTCTGCAGTTCCGATCGCAGTTCGTCGCTCGCTTCGATGCCCTCCATCAACGTGACGTAGGCATAGATGCCCTGCCCCTTGATGTCGTGCGGATAACCGACGACCGCCGCTTCGGCGACGTGCTCATGTGAAACAAGCGCGCTTTCGACTTCTGCGGTTCCCATGCGATGACCCGAAACGTTGAGCACATCGTCGACCCTGCCGGTAATCCAGTAGTAGCCGTCCTCATCGCGACGCACGCCGTCGCCCGTGAAGTAAGTGCCCTCGAACGTGGCGAAATAAGTATCGACAAACCGTTGATGATCCCCATACACCGAGCGCATCTGTCCCGG is a genomic window containing:
- the tagH gene encoding type VI secretion system-associated FHA domain protein TagH encodes the protein MTLQLKIVSDHRELVGDDDEREFGEEGGTIGRSLQNDWILPDPDRFISGRHATIDYKGGIYYLLDTSSNGVYINDEVEPIGKGNPRRLFNGDRMRMGDFEFTVAVDSGESLSMPLDPEPSVVPDNIEQLVDEDLPRTGVKMLDEEELTGDDEFRSVLFSTSTSPKAPPQAEPEKAAPVAKPVQKKKAGKKHKTHSRRNEDVFAAFLHGLGINRVELHPSVDRTALMLNAGHVLREFVEGVIPLLAGRANLKNTFRLDQTSVLPRHNNPLKFSESPDDLIKQLLVGDEGDYLGAKDAVREACQDLMNHQNAFLDAMNSAFIEFADRFEPDELEQGFERALSGSKLFSFGNKSKYWDLYRDLYPIMTEKGGGRFPQMFGEEFVRAYERQIAEYQRRDRERLADDEKASTDGNADMKATQKLPPLAMRRSQAPETEASNDPVSDTAVDEIDQSFIDELEDSMARDLSNDQREA
- a CDS encoding AMP-binding protein; translated protein: LRLLGSVGEPINPEAWSWYYEVVGDSRCPIVDTWWQTETGGILISPLPGATGLKPGSATKPLFGVMPAVVDGEGNTLDGAVEGNLIITDSWPGQMRSVYGDHQRFVDTYFATFEGTYFTGDGVRRDEDGYYWITGRVDDVLNVSGHRMGTAEVESALVSHEHVAEAAVVGYPHDIKGQGIYAYVTLMEGIEASDELRSELQKWVRKEIGPIAKPDLIQWAPGLPKTRSGKIMRRILRKVAADDFGNLGDTSTLAEPAVVDDLIENRQNRS